The sequence ATGTGCATTGGCGATATCGTGGGGATGGGAACATGCCCCGCGCCCGGACCATCTCGAAGAACGACCTTCGGGGTCGTGCGATCACCAGCGGCAGTCCGAAAGTGGTCTTCCGGATATGGCTGATCGTGCCGGGCCATTCGATGTCGCCGAGGGTGGCGTGGACGATGAGGAGCTGATCACGCGGGATGCCGGCCTCGACCAGTTTGATCGTCATCGCCTGGCTGTCCTTACCACCGGAATGGTTGATCGCCACGAGGGCGCCGCGCTCAATCAGGTCGGTGATGTCAGGCGGAATTCGCATCGGAGCCTCCAAAGATTGCGGCCCAGTTGTTCCCGGTGCCCATCTCGTCCCGGCGTTTCAGGACGGCAAGACGGTTCATCAGTTCCATGATGATGGGCGTCGTCGGATGATTGGCGCGCTCGCCTTTCGACGGTCTGGCCAATCCAGGAGGGCCGTATTTGAGGAGCTCAATCGCAGCCTCGAGCGATGGCACATGAGTCTCGCGGTCGATGAGCTCGCGAGGCATGGCCGCTCCGTGGGCAGCGAGTGCTCGGTTCCGCGCCTCGCTCAGACGGCGCCCGTCGATCCTTTGGGCGGCATCGACCCATTCTGAGACGTCGGACCAGGTAAGCCGCGCGCCCGGCGTGGTGTATCTATCATGTGTCATGGGAAGCCCTCGATCCTTGCCGCTCAGATCATCCCGGCGATGACGAGGCCGGATTTCATCGACGGGCGGCCGCAGGCCTCGCAGAACCCGGCGCGCTGATCGGGCTCGTGATCCGCCGTGTGGTCGCAATCGGGTGCCATGCAGATCGCGGGCACGATGTCGTCGAGCGCGTGGTCTTCCAGGAAGTCCGCGACCTCGGCGTAGCCCTCGGAAGTTGCGAGCGTGACCAGTTTGGGATGGGTGAGATTGAACATGGGTGTCGTCCTTCTGTCGGGGTGAAACGAAAAGAGGGGAGCCGCCTCACTGCGGCTCCCCTCTCGGGGATCTGCCTCCTACGGACAGGGGACGCTGACCGGCCGGAGACATGCCGACAGCGCTCCGTCAGGCCTGTTTCATGGGAGGAGGATCAGGCCTGCACGGGTGAGAGGCGCCCCGGTTGCCCGGGACGCCAGTTCTGTAGAAGTCGCTGCCTGTCAGCCGACCAGGGCGAGCCCGGCGTTTTCAGCGCGGTCCTGGCCGGCGCTCTCGACGAAGGGAATGATCGAGAAGGTCTTGCCGCCCCGCTGCTCCTCATTCTGCACGGCATTCACCCGCAGATCGCCATCGGGCGTGTTGATGAGGAGCGAGACGTAGTCGTTGCCGGTGCGATTGCTCTTCGCCATCCAGGCCGAGCCGACGCGGATCGGGTGGCCGCGCGGCGAGCTGACCTCGATCCGGTAGTCGGGATGGGTCTCCTCGCTCTTGAACTCGTTCTCGATGAGCATGAAGTCCAAATCGAACATCATGTTGGCGATGTAGCCGGCGAAGGCGTTGTCGGCATCCATCGCGGTCAGTTCGCCCGAGATCGAGCCGGACTTCATGGCCCCGTTCGAGACCAGCGGGATGATCTCGAATTCACCGGTCATCGCTTCGCGTGCTTCCTTGGTCTGCACGGCGTTGACCCGGAAGGGTCCGAGGCCGACATCGATCTGCATCGAGATGTAATGGTTACCGGTGGTATTGCCGGTCTCGTTCCAGGCCGTGCCGATACGCACCTTCCGGCCGGACTTGTTCACCGCGGTCACATCGAAATCCGGGCTGCGCTCGGACATCTTCGTGCGGGTCTCGAGCTGGATCGCGATGTCGAACCGGCTCGAGTGGATCATGCCGGAATAGGCGGTGGCTGCGGTCTCGGCATTCTTGGTCAGGGTTCCTGCGAACATGGGTCTTCTCCTTGGGTTTGCCGCTGCCCGGCACTTGGCCAGAGCACGCGGGATTGCTTTTCGACCCCTCATGGGATCGCAAAACCGAAAGCCCTCTTTCCTTTCTCTCCTGCCTGTCAGCCCGACCCGGCGCCGGAACGGGTGCCCGACGTTGCCCCGCGCACCACCCTCCCCTACGATGCCGCAGCACCATGGTCCGGCTCAGATATGAAGAAGTCGGCCTCCGCCCCATTCAGCCGATGACCGCTTCGGTCGGTCAGACCGATGGTGCTGCCGTTCCGCACAAAGGTGATGAGGTATTGGCCGAGGCCATCCCGATGCACCCGGTAGCCCTCGTTCGCCCAGTGGACGGATTTGCCGGCATCCACGGCGGCCTTGATCTCCGCGACGTTCATCTGGATCTCCATTTCAGTGTTGGCGTTGGAAACAAGAGAGGCCTGATCCGCAGATCGGGCCTCTGTACACCCGCATTCGATCTACCAGTCGAAGACCTCGAGATAGGGCACCGGCGGGACATCCCGATCGAACAGGACGTAGTCGCACCCGGCATCCAGCGCCAACGCCATGACCGTCTTGAAGGCGTCACAGTCGACGCCTGCCGGAAGATCGGCGAGCGTTTCCGGGACGGAGAACAGCCAGCCATACTCGTTCCGCATGGTCGGCGATTTGGCAAAGAGCCCGTTCTCGATGGCCTGCGCGGTTTGCGCCGGCAGATGTGCGGTGCTGCAATCGTAGAACCTGCGAACGTTGCGCATCATGATCCCATCGCCTCCATCCAGTCCTTGAGGCCGAGGATCGTCTTGCCTTCAGCCACCTCGGCCAGCCATTCCGTGCGCGGATCGCCAACGGGCTCACGTGCCATCAGGTCGATATGCCCATTGGCCATCCAGGGTTCTGGCTGGATCCGACCGAGCCAGTCGGCGAGGCTCGGGATGCGGCCCTGGCAGTCTTCGCGGACATGCTGCTCGCCGATCCAGCGGATGGGAATTTCGCGCCCCGTCGCGTTGATGAGCGAAAGCCCGAAGACCCGTTCGGCCTCAAAAATGCCTTGCGTGTGATGGCGTAGCGCACGGTGGGTGAAAATGGCGAGATGCTCCTTGGAGGCATCAAACCAATCGTGAACAGCCTGATAGTCGGATGGCGTTCCGCCGAACTTCCGGGCCGAGCTCTCGGCATGATGGAGGGGATGGGCCATGTCAGAGCCCCTCGTCGCATGTGTGGGTGCATTCGACGTAACGGTCGGCATGATCGAGCGTGATACTGTCGGCGGTGACATCCCAGGTCAGCGTACCGTAGCCGCCCTCGTTGTTCTCGAAGCCCGGATGCTGGTGATAGGCGACGGACCAGACGAAGTCGCCGAGCTTCGTGCAGAGTTCGTCAGGGAGCGCAATGCCTGCGGGCTGCACCGTCACATCTTCGATATTGCCGGAATCGCCGTAGCCTTCGTATTCGGCAATCACTTCGGTAATCCCGAGGCCGCGCAATTGCGGGAGCAATTCACTCCGGGCAGCCCTGTTCGCGGCCTCGCGCTCGGCCTGCCATTTCGCCATCGTCTCGGCGAAGTTTATCTGGGGATTGGTCATGGGTCTCGTCCTCTTGTCTGAGATTGGGGACAGCGCCGACGGGACAGGAGGTCCGCCACGGTGCCGGAACGCGGGCGGGCAAACCCCCTTCCGCGTTCCCCCGACCCAAGGCCCGCTTCCGTAATGGGGCGGGCCTCTGTCAAGGGTTTCGGGCAAGTCAAAAATCCCGGCGAAGATCTCATTCTTCACCGAGTTTTAAGGCACAAATTCAAAAGCTTACTTTTCCTTTTTCACTGCAACCGCACATCAGGACTGAGGGACACCCCCTACCCGGGCTTCGTTCTTCCGTCCGTAGTCAGCCTCATAGCTGCCACTCTATGCCTGGTCCAAATCTGGTCCTGGGTGCCCATCTTTCCCGCGTATTCAGCATTTGCTGATAACTTGCGGGCCTTCGGCATCTCCAGGAACCTCGTCCCGGCAAGGGACCTCGACGTACCTGTCATGAGGCGCAGCTCAACCCTCCGCTCTGAATTGTCCTTGAAGCTTCCCGCTCATGCAGTCGCGCCGGAGTTCTGCGTGTAGCGGAACGGCGTGCCGTCTATCCACATGCGGTGCAAGACGACGCCAATGCGTCGAGCAAGTGCAATCATGGCCCTCTTCGCTCCACGCCTGTGCGCTACTTTAAGTGCCCAAGATTGCAGCCAGTTCGGGG comes from Roseovarius sp. M141 and encodes:
- a CDS encoding DUF736 family protein produces the protein MFAGTLTKNAETAATAYSGMIHSSRFDIAIQLETRTKMSERSPDFDVTAVNKSGRKVRIGTAWNETGNTTGNHYISMQIDVGLGPFRVNAVQTKEAREAMTGEFEIIPLVSNGAMKSGSISGELTAMDADNAFAGYIANMMFDLDFMLIENEFKSEETHPDYRIEVSSPRGHPIRVGSAWMAKSNRTGNDYVSLLINTPDGDLRVNAVQNEEQRGGKTFSIIPFVESAGQDRAENAGLALVG
- a CDS encoding DUF6878 family protein, with the protein product MTNPQINFAETMAKWQAEREAANRAARSELLPQLRGLGITEVIAEYEGYGDSGNIEDVTVQPAGIALPDELCTKLGDFVWSVAYHQHPGFENNEGGYGTLTWDVTADSITLDHADRYVECTHTCDEGL